From Candidatus Atelocyanobacterium thalassa isolate ALOHA, a single genomic window includes:
- a CDS encoding glycosyltransferase encodes MKYALVHEWLTPKATGGSELVVKEILKHITADVYSLIDFESTNPKSYLYNRSIGTTFLQYFPLAHTGVQKYLPFLPLAIEQLDLRKYDVILSSSHSVAKGILASPHQLHVCYCHTPMRYAWDLTFDYLRSSMIGRGIPGIFTRYLLHHLRQWDVISANRVDFFIANSHHTADRIWRCYRRTAKVIYPPVDIDRFTFNSSKDDFYVTVSRLVSYKKISLIVQAFNKLGYPLIIIGDGPEIAKLRLIAKPNIQILGAQKDTVVEKYVAKAKAFIYAACEDFGIALVEAQACGTPVIAYGNGGALETVIDVQQDAQNGTGILFKHQTVESLIDAVETFQDFQYQVDPKSCRRQAEKFSPEIFKTSYLAFLEKCYKNFTENSSS; translated from the coding sequence ATGAAATACGCCTTAGTTCATGAATGGTTAACTCCAAAAGCTACAGGAGGTTCTGAATTAGTAGTCAAAGAAATCCTTAAGCACATAACAGCTGATGTTTATTCTCTTATTGACTTTGAATCTACTAACCCTAAGAGTTATCTTTATAATCGCTCTATTGGAACCACTTTTTTACAATACTTTCCTTTAGCCCATACTGGTGTCCAAAAGTATTTGCCTTTCCTCCCTTTAGCTATAGAACAACTAGATTTAAGAAAATACGATGTAATACTATCTTCTTCTCACTCTGTAGCTAAGGGAATACTTGCAAGTCCACATCAACTACATGTTTGCTATTGTCATACACCAATGCGCTATGCTTGGGATTTAACTTTTGATTATCTCAGAAGTTCAATGATAGGTAGAGGAATTCCTGGAATATTTACGCGTTATTTATTACATCATCTAAGACAGTGGGATGTTATATCTGCTAACCGTGTTGATTTTTTTATAGCTAATTCTCATCATACGGCTGATCGTATATGGCGTTGTTATCGTCGTACAGCTAAAGTTATTTATCCTCCAGTGGATATAGATAGATTTACCTTTAATTCTAGTAAAGATGATTTTTATGTTACTGTTTCTAGGCTAGTTAGTTATAAAAAAATTAGCTTAATCGTACAAGCTTTTAATAAATTAGGATATCCTCTAATTATTATTGGTGATGGACCAGAAATTGCAAAACTTCGTTTAATAGCCAAACCAAACATACAAATTTTAGGAGCACAAAAGGATACAGTAGTAGAAAAGTATGTTGCAAAAGCAAAGGCTTTTATATATGCTGCCTGTGAAGACTTTGGAATTGCCTTAGTAGAAGCTCAAGCTTGTGGAACTCCAGTTATCGCCTATGGAAATGGTGGTGCTTTAGAAACTGTTATTGATGTACAACAAGATGCACAAAATGGAACTGGGATTTTATTTAAACATCAAACTGTTGAATCTCTTATTGATGCAGTTGAAACTTTTCAAGATTTCCAGTATCAAGTGGATCCTAAAAGTTGTCGTCGTCAGGCAGAAAAGTTTTCTCCTGAGATTTTTAAAACATCTTATTTAGCTTTTTTAGAAAAATGCTATAAAAATTTTACTGAAAATTCCTCGTCATAG
- a CDS encoding sugar transferase has protein sequence MTVNNQLTSIKVLQVLTKNKLIPSIFQKIHFKSRSQNILSNQFIKRAFDVLFSLSVLIVFLPLYLLLSFLIAISSPGPIFYFQERAGKNFKKFKCIKFRTMVQNADEVLESIMASSPQIKAEFENNFKLREDPRITWIGKFLRLTSLDEFPQFWNVLKGDMSVVGPRPLVTEELCKYGDKIGKVLTIRPGITGLWQVSGRNDIPYPQRVQIDVYYVNYYNWMIDIWIIFKTIGIIIFPKNNGAY, from the coding sequence ATGACTGTTAACAACCAATTGACTTCTATTAAAGTATTGCAAGTTTTAACAAAAAACAAATTAATTCCTTCAATTTTTCAAAAAATTCATTTTAAATCTAGATCACAAAATATATTAAGCAATCAATTTATAAAGAGAGCTTTTGATGTATTGTTTTCTTTATCTGTATTGATTGTCTTTTTGCCTCTCTATTTGTTATTAAGTTTTTTGATAGCAATTAGTTCTCCTGGCCCTATTTTTTATTTTCAAGAAAGAGCTGGAAAGAATTTTAAGAAATTTAAATGCATTAAGTTTAGAACCATGGTTCAGAATGCAGATGAAGTATTAGAATCAATAATGGCAAGTTCTCCACAAATCAAAGCTGAATTTGAAAATAATTTTAAGTTAAGAGAAGATCCTCGAATTACTTGGATTGGGAAATTTCTTCGTTTAACTAGTCTGGATGAATTTCCTCAGTTTTGGAATGTTCTAAAAGGAGATATGAGTGTTGTTGGGCCTAGGCCTTTAGTTACTGAAGAGCTTTGTAAATACGGAGATAAGATAGGCAAGGTTTTAACTATTCGTCCGGGTATTACTGGTTTGTGGCAAGTTTCAGGGCGTAATGATATCCCTTATCCTCAAAGAGTACAAATTGATGTTTATTATGTGAATTATTATAATTGGATGATAGATATATGGATAATCTTTAAAACTATTGGAATAATTATTTTTCCGAAGAATAATGGTGCTTACTAA